Proteins encoded within one genomic window of Mycobacterium gallinarum:
- the eccCa gene encoding type VII secretion protein EccCa produces MATVKPRQGSVKVPPTMGGRETVPEPLEAPRPVPRSKAAIILPVVMGVAFLGIMALMLSQPGLRSGTMGMMTLLFPIMMIVSMGSYMFSNRGGGGDKQLSGPQMEQALRDYAMTLDETRDKVQDAARAQHAQFEYLHPEPALLSGLVGSARMWCRTPNDPVLKVFYSQVRVGLGTSKVVKELETNELGRREDYEPVTYDASSAFLQTQSKLQNAPKPLLLRNIAGMALIGRDGMEPVYGLARALICQAAVAHSPRDFKIMIVTDDTARWEWCKWLPHCAHPTLRDRGGPTRMVWTTGEQMDAAVGTELHGRDAFRTNSTTTPHWLVIDDRRRRGDDRHWETLTRAGGVAGVTFLALSDEPGRGLGFEDANTFCVSEAEVTHRGQWFCRPDSMDLASARVLARKMARYRVEGERSRSLIDDASVDADLYKIIGIDDPGNLDVEKLWASTLAGPPFEDNSWGAKWLQFPVGVDPTGAPVYIDFKETHEGGMGHHMVIAGTTGSGKSSFLTTLILSAALTHSPETLVFAFFDFKGKTTANMVAGLPNVVAAMGNLKDDSLWIERMGDVINGELERRKSLLDRAAISEVAEYEYRRIHLGHRLEPLPALIIVIDEFTQMFIEAPESKKIIDEIGRQGRALNVKMILGSQRLGHEMQSGIMANIPIRVGLRTLDAGESMAIIGTDEAKHLPEKPAGAGLLRVQGRDRLVRFQSAFARKVYHPPRRVVAEAVRTQAGYMAPEVFTVAPMAAITSAPKLSAAPVESTDTVLGADGQPIRELEASIRSLREQTRVPVHQMWLPPLEPVPVEDLVRRLRRKPWHQDYGHTAGLQFPVGIEDRPFQHAQRVYALDFSSGNCAVIGQQSSGKTTALTTIITGAAMMYHPKRVQFVVVAMGGPGLNEVEGLPHVSSFARAGDRERVQRTIAEMKLLVEEREEAFSRLGLSMESFRARKFGGEAGPVPDDAFGEVFLVIDGWQQFRTTFGEDLLSDLGVIMERGNSLGVRAIVAAAGWIAGGFPSWMSNTFTLNVELALGSQDDPSKNNRDVAKKVPFGKRELLGDPDDENAETRTETISGRGTSMAGYHFQTALPILTAPDGRTVGPREAAEVIIKLTGVDQVAQVRMLPGTVSVDEVFAAQREARPGVVPFGISEVGLVAAEADFTRNPHLLFIGNPECGLSNSLAAVARSIMRCYRPDEAQIYVIDPGNALVRVVQGPHLGRYIGEDGVESEGYTYYEDDVRAMTRHIDALLAPRMPRGRAGQEELAQATRSWSGPEIFVLIDDEQIVAGWSQANMFSAQGTAVDGLTKYINRAREVGLHLIVGRRFPWGPAMSSPLAGKLIAQTAPTVVMDGARLEGELIRGVRAARQPVGRGIYVTDRLSAPAQIAKVLPLE; encoded by the coding sequence ATGGCAACAGTGAAGCCCCGCCAAGGCTCGGTGAAGGTGCCCCCGACGATGGGTGGGCGCGAAACGGTTCCCGAACCGCTGGAGGCACCGCGCCCGGTGCCCCGCAGCAAGGCCGCGATCATCCTGCCGGTGGTCATGGGTGTCGCGTTCCTCGGGATCATGGCGCTGATGCTGTCTCAGCCCGGGTTGCGCAGCGGAACGATGGGCATGATGACCTTGCTTTTCCCCATCATGATGATCGTTTCGATGGGGTCCTATATGTTCTCCAATCGCGGTGGCGGCGGCGATAAGCAGCTCTCGGGTCCGCAGATGGAGCAGGCGCTGCGCGACTACGCGATGACCCTCGATGAGACGCGGGACAAGGTACAAGACGCCGCCCGGGCCCAACACGCGCAGTTCGAGTATCTGCATCCCGAGCCGGCGCTGCTGTCCGGGTTGGTCGGGTCGGCGCGGATGTGGTGCCGCACGCCAAATGATCCCGTCCTGAAAGTCTTTTACAGCCAGGTACGCGTTGGGCTGGGCACGTCGAAGGTCGTCAAGGAACTGGAGACCAACGAGCTGGGCCGCCGCGAGGACTACGAGCCGGTCACCTACGACGCTTCTTCGGCGTTTCTCCAGACGCAAAGCAAGCTGCAGAACGCGCCGAAGCCGTTGCTGCTGCGCAACATTGCCGGTATGGCGCTGATCGGCCGTGACGGCATGGAACCGGTGTACGGGCTGGCGCGCGCGCTGATTTGCCAAGCCGCTGTGGCGCATTCACCCCGGGACTTCAAGATCATGATCGTCACCGACGACACCGCGCGCTGGGAATGGTGCAAGTGGCTGCCGCACTGTGCGCACCCGACGCTGCGGGACCGTGGCGGTCCTACCCGGATGGTGTGGACCACCGGGGAACAGATGGACGCTGCGGTCGGCACGGAGCTGCATGGCCGCGACGCCTTTCGCACGAATTCCACCACGACGCCGCATTGGTTGGTGATCGACGATCGCCGCCGTCGCGGTGACGACCGCCATTGGGAAACGCTGACCCGTGCCGGCGGTGTGGCGGGAGTGACCTTCTTGGCTCTCTCTGATGAGCCGGGGCGCGGGCTGGGATTCGAAGACGCCAACACGTTTTGCGTTTCGGAGGCTGAGGTCACCCATCGCGGCCAATGGTTCTGCCGCCCCGACTCGATGGACCTGGCCAGCGCGCGGGTGCTGGCCCGCAAGATGGCCCGCTATCGCGTGGAGGGCGAGCGCTCTCGCAGCCTCATCGACGACGCCTCCGTTGACGCCGACCTCTACAAGATCATCGGCATCGACGACCCGGGCAATCTGGACGTGGAAAAGCTGTGGGCGTCTACGCTTGCCGGCCCTCCGTTCGAGGACAATTCGTGGGGTGCGAAGTGGCTGCAGTTCCCGGTCGGTGTCGATCCGACCGGGGCTCCGGTCTACATCGACTTCAAAGAGACCCATGAGGGTGGTATGGGGCACCACATGGTGATCGCCGGCACTACGGGCTCGGGTAAGTCGTCATTTCTCACGACGTTGATCCTGTCGGCGGCCCTGACCCACTCGCCGGAGACGTTGGTGTTCGCATTCTTCGACTTCAAGGGCAAGACGACGGCGAACATGGTGGCCGGACTTCCCAATGTTGTTGCCGCCATGGGTAACTTGAAAGACGACTCACTGTGGATTGAACGCATGGGCGACGTCATCAATGGCGAACTTGAGCGCCGCAAGTCGCTGCTTGACCGGGCGGCAATCAGCGAGGTCGCCGAGTACGAGTACCGCCGGATCCACTTGGGGCACCGTCTGGAGCCGCTTCCCGCGCTCATCATCGTCATCGACGAGTTCACGCAGATGTTCATCGAAGCACCCGAGTCGAAGAAGATCATCGACGAGATCGGCCGCCAGGGTCGCGCTCTGAACGTGAAGATGATCTTGGGCTCCCAGCGTCTCGGGCATGAGATGCAGTCAGGCATTATGGCCAACATCCCGATCCGCGTGGGGCTGCGCACCCTCGACGCCGGGGAGTCGATGGCGATTATCGGCACCGACGAAGCCAAGCATCTGCCCGAAAAGCCTGCCGGTGCAGGCTTGTTGCGTGTGCAGGGCCGGGATCGGTTGGTGCGCTTCCAATCTGCGTTCGCGCGCAAGGTTTACCATCCGCCTCGGCGGGTGGTCGCCGAGGCAGTGCGCACCCAAGCCGGATATATGGCCCCCGAGGTGTTCACCGTCGCACCCATGGCCGCGATCACGTCCGCGCCCAAGCTGTCAGCGGCCCCGGTGGAATCCACCGACACCGTGCTTGGTGCGGACGGGCAACCGATCCGGGAGCTTGAAGCCTCCATCAGGTCTCTGCGCGAGCAGACCAGAGTTCCGGTCCACCAGATGTGGCTGCCGCCGCTTGAGCCCGTGCCCGTCGAGGATTTGGTGCGCCGCCTGCGGCGCAAGCCGTGGCACCAGGACTACGGACACACCGCCGGACTGCAATTCCCGGTGGGGATCGAAGACCGTCCTTTCCAGCACGCGCAGCGCGTGTACGCCCTGGACTTCTCCTCGGGCAACTGCGCGGTCATCGGCCAGCAGAGTTCCGGCAAGACCACCGCGCTGACAACGATCATCACCGGCGCGGCCATGATGTATCACCCGAAGCGGGTGCAGTTCGTCGTGGTCGCGATGGGCGGTCCGGGTCTCAACGAGGTTGAAGGGCTTCCCCATGTGAGCTCGTTCGCCCGGGCGGGGGACCGCGAGCGAGTGCAGCGCACGATCGCGGAGATGAAGCTGCTGGTCGAGGAGCGTGAGGAGGCATTCAGCCGGCTCGGCCTGAGCATGGAAAGCTTCCGGGCCCGCAAGTTCGGCGGTGAGGCCGGCCCGGTACCCGATGACGCCTTCGGCGAGGTGTTTCTGGTCATCGACGGATGGCAGCAGTTCCGCACGACCTTCGGCGAGGATCTGCTATCCGACCTCGGCGTGATCATGGAGCGCGGCAACAGCCTGGGTGTTCGCGCAATCGTGGCCGCCGCCGGCTGGATTGCTGGCGGGTTCCCATCCTGGATGTCGAATACTTTCACCCTCAATGTCGAACTGGCCCTTGGCAGCCAAGACGATCCGTCGAAGAACAACCGCGATGTCGCCAAGAAGGTTCCGTTCGGTAAGCGAGAACTGCTCGGTGATCCCGATGACGAGAACGCGGAAACGCGGACCGAGACCATCAGCGGTAGGGGCACGTCGATGGCGGGATATCATTTCCAGACCGCACTGCCCATCCTGACCGCACCAGACGGCAGGACTGTCGGCCCGCGTGAGGCCGCCGAGGTGATCATCAAGCTGACCGGTGTCGATCAGGTCGCACAGGTCCGAATGCTTCCGGGCACGGTCAGTGTCGACGAGGTCTTCGCCGCCCAACGTGAGGCGCGCCCTGGTGTGGTGCCTTTCGGCATCTCCGAGGTGGGTCTGGTCGCCGCCGAAGCCGACTTCACCCGCAACCCTCACCTGCTGTTCATAGGCAATCCCGAGTGCGGCCTGTCGAATTCCCTGGCAGCCGTCGCCCGATCGATCATGCGGTGCTACCGACCCGACGAAGCCCAGATCTATGTCATCGACCCGGGCAATGCCCTGGTCCGCGTGGTGCAAGGCCCACACCTGGGCCGCTACATCGGCGAAGACGGCGTGGAGTCCGAGGGCTACACCTACTACGAGGACGACGTGCGGGCAATGACCCGACACATCGACGCGCTGCTGGCTCCGCGCATGCCCCGCGGCCGCGCCGGACAGGAGGAACTCGCCCAGGCCACGCGCTCATGGTCGGGACCGGAGATCTTCGTCCTCATCGACGACGAGCAGATCGTCGCGGGATGGAGTCAGGCCAATATGTTCAGCGCCCAAGGGACCGCAGTAGACGGACTGACCAAATACATCAACCGCGCGCGCGAAGTCGGACTGCACCTGATCGTCGGACGCCGTTTCCCGTGGGGACCGGCGATGTCGTCCCCACTGGCCGGCAAGCTCATCGCCCAAACCGCCCCAACCGTGGTCATGGACGGCGCCCGCTTGGAAGGCGAGCTGATCAGAGGCGTTCGCGCAGCCAGGCAGCCGGTGGGTCGAGGGATCTACGTGACCGACCGCCTGTCGGCCCCCGCGCAAATCGCAAAGGTGCTGCCCCTTGAGTGA
- a CDS encoding helix-turn-helix domain-containing protein — protein MSDPGHRLGAAVDAARLDLGLSKMDLAKIARVGRSTITDLINRGKIPGREVTRGRIEAALGWTPGSFGTVLDGAEPTLRSDTEYPQSGTTKVLVEQLTQIAQEARAGSAAADTLSKRLQVIGDMAESAAQLAARTR, from the coding sequence TTGAGTGATCCAGGACATCGGCTCGGCGCAGCCGTTGATGCAGCAAGGCTGGACTTGGGCTTGTCGAAGATGGATCTGGCCAAGATCGCCAGGGTGGGCCGTTCCACGATCACCGACTTGATCAACCGTGGGAAAATCCCGGGCCGGGAAGTCACCCGAGGGCGGATAGAAGCCGCACTCGGCTGGACCCCGGGCAGCTTCGGCACTGTTCTGGACGGCGCAGAACCCACTTTGCGCTCCGATACCGAATATCCGCAGAGCGGAACCACGAAAGTGCTGGTTGAGCAGCTCACGCAGATCGCGCAGGAAGCCCGGGCCGGATCCGCGGCCGCCGACACTCTCAGTAAGCGACTGCAGGTCATCGGGGACATGGCGGAATCCGCAGCTCAGCTGGCCGCACGTACCCGCTGA
- a CDS encoding PE domain-containing protein has translation MTFFVDPVGVAAQSVAEATGTATTAGVLAGSTPAMTAVVPMGSEEVSALLASTIQAHNAQFLAQTGVNVTDRGMFAGDVAISGVTSVATEAVNQASLLL, from the coding sequence GTGACCTTTTTTGTCGACCCTGTCGGGGTTGCTGCTCAATCCGTAGCTGAAGCGACCGGAACCGCGACCACCGCGGGTGTGCTCGCCGGTTCCACGCCGGCCATGACCGCCGTCGTCCCGATGGGAAGTGAGGAGGTCTCCGCGCTTCTGGCTTCCACCATCCAGGCGCACAACGCACAGTTCCTCGCCCAGACCGGAGTCAACGTCACGGATCGGGGAATGTTCGCTGGCGACGTCGCGATCTCCGGGGTGACGTCTGTCGCGACCGAGGCCGTCAACCAGGCCTCGCTGCTGCTCTGA